Proteins co-encoded in one Dyadobacter sp. CECT 9275 genomic window:
- the ligD gene encoding non-homologous end-joining DNA ligase — protein MKVKPELTNREKIYWPDDNISKGDLLDYYESIADVIVPYLKNRPMSLKRNPNGINEEGFFHKDAGDLAPAWMKTASVYSESTEKYINYLLCNDKNSLLFIANLGCIEMNPWNSTINKPEQPDYIVMDIDPSEKNTFDEVIDVALEIKNILDEMDIKGYCKTSGSSGLHVYIPFNKKYTYEEAKDFSHFIATVVTERLPKLTTLERSLSKRKKNKIYVDYLQNRRGQTLASAYSVRPKPGATVSAPLSWEEVRHGLSPKDFTIKNMAQRIREKGDIFKGILGKGINMEAALKRMEAFHQPSS, from the coding sequence ATGAAAGTAAAACCAGAACTGACAAACAGAGAGAAGATTTACTGGCCTGATGACAACATCAGCAAAGGAGACTTGCTGGATTACTATGAAAGCATAGCGGATGTGATTGTACCCTACCTGAAAAACCGGCCTATGTCCCTCAAAAGAAATCCTAATGGCATTAATGAGGAGGGATTTTTTCATAAGGATGCAGGTGATCTGGCACCAGCGTGGATGAAAACTGCCAGCGTTTATTCCGAATCGACGGAGAAGTATATCAATTATCTGCTTTGTAATGACAAGAACAGCCTCCTATTCATTGCCAATCTGGGTTGTATAGAAATGAACCCGTGGAATTCCACAATTAACAAACCGGAACAGCCAGATTATATTGTCATGGATATTGATCCCTCCGAAAAAAATACGTTCGACGAAGTAATTGATGTTGCGCTGGAAATCAAAAATATTCTGGATGAGATGGATATTAAGGGTTACTGCAAAACCTCAGGATCTTCCGGTCTGCATGTATATATTCCCTTTAACAAAAAATACACTTACGAAGAAGCCAAAGATTTCTCTCATTTTATAGCAACAGTAGTAACCGAACGATTACCAAAACTAACTACCCTGGAAAGGTCTTTATCCAAACGTAAAAAGAATAAGATTTATGTAGATTACCTTCAGAACCGCCGCGGGCAGACATTAGCTTCAGCTTACAGCGTACGCCCTAAACCCGGAGCCACTGTATCAGCCCCGCTGAGCTGGGAGGAAGTAAGGCATGGTCTTAGCCCCAAAGATTTTACCATTAAAAATATGGCCCAGCGGATCAGGGAGAAAGGCGATATCTTCAAAGGTATCCTGGGGAAAGGCATCAACATGGAAGCGGCACTGAAGCGCATGGAAGCCTTTCACCAACCATCTTCGTAG
- a CDS encoding pyrroloquinoline quinone-dependent dehydrogenase translates to MIFNTRVLKKIRFKTFVILIPVVAFVLFVGYQTRQDDDRTWSIYKADAESTSYSKLSQINTGNVGLLQPAWTFSLKDMAATGRPGSSECNPIIVDGVMYATSAKHWVYAVNAETGEQIWSFDPFAGAEGGGVSRGVTYWEDAEDKRILVTGGDQLFALDARTGRPIPEFGKNGAVSMNVGLRDDPESISVIPTSPGIVFKNLLIMGAEVSELYGAQPGYIRAYDCRTGKLVWTFHSIPLPGEPGYETWPPDAHKYAGGVNDWAGMSLDIKRGMVFLALGSPSYDFYGADRKGSNLYGNSVVALDAATGKYIWHYQIVHHDLWDYDLPAPPNLVTVVRDGKEIDAVAQVTKHGFVFVFNRVTGEPLFPIEERKVPVSHIPGEESWPTQPYPLKPKPFARQIMTEADLTHYTAAGHDSILKKFRSMRYEGLFTPPDLKGTLMLPGTRGGAEWGGAAYDPASHVLFVKSNDSPEIESMQKVDVEKETQNQTVFEQGKSIYMTYCVSCHGKDKNGDEPTYPSLIGLRNRMTREAALDKIKKGGGKMPAFASVIKGKEKGIVAFLYEREQNSSKVTKMETGQTKAGADKYLNLTAYGHFRDPNGNPAIKPPWGTLNAINLSTGDYEWQIPLGNDEARQEKGGPETGQEGSAGPIVTAGGLVFIGGTRDSKFRAFDKSDGKLLWQSALPGVANATACTYMVKGKQYVAVSVGGNKTNPSGFIVAYKIP, encoded by the coding sequence ATGATATTTAATACAAGAGTGCTGAAAAAAATCAGGTTCAAAACCTTCGTGATTTTAATTCCTGTTGTTGCATTCGTTCTTTTTGTGGGCTACCAGACCCGCCAGGATGATGACCGTACCTGGAGTATCTACAAGGCGGATGCGGAAAGTACAAGTTATTCAAAACTGAGCCAGATCAACACCGGAAACGTAGGTCTGCTGCAACCCGCATGGACCTTTTCACTCAAAGACATGGCGGCAACCGGGCGCCCCGGAAGCAGTGAATGTAATCCTATTATTGTGGATGGCGTGATGTATGCAACCTCCGCCAAGCACTGGGTGTATGCTGTAAACGCCGAAACCGGCGAACAGATCTGGTCATTTGATCCTTTTGCCGGTGCTGAAGGAGGAGGGGTGAGCCGCGGGGTTACCTACTGGGAAGATGCGGAAGATAAGAGAATTCTGGTTACAGGCGGCGACCAGTTGTTTGCGCTGGATGCCCGGACGGGCAGGCCGATCCCGGAATTTGGAAAAAACGGAGCAGTGAGTATGAATGTGGGCTTAAGGGATGATCCCGAATCCATTTCGGTAATCCCCACCTCTCCTGGTATTGTTTTCAAAAATCTTTTGATTATGGGTGCGGAGGTGTCGGAACTCTATGGTGCGCAGCCTGGGTATATCCGAGCTTATGACTGCCGCACGGGTAAGCTTGTCTGGACGTTCCACAGCATACCCCTTCCAGGTGAGCCTGGTTATGAAACCTGGCCTCCGGATGCTCATAAATATGCAGGGGGAGTGAATGACTGGGCCGGTATGAGCCTGGATATCAAACGTGGCATGGTATTCCTGGCGCTGGGATCACCTTCCTATGATTTTTATGGCGCGGACAGAAAAGGAAGCAATTTATACGGAAACAGTGTCGTGGCGCTCGACGCGGCTACAGGTAAGTACATCTGGCATTATCAGATCGTCCATCATGACCTGTGGGACTACGACCTGCCCGCACCGCCCAATCTGGTGACGGTGGTGAGGGACGGCAAAGAAATTGATGCGGTTGCGCAAGTCACCAAACATGGTTTTGTGTTTGTTTTTAACCGCGTTACGGGCGAGCCTCTTTTTCCGATTGAAGAGCGAAAAGTACCGGTTTCGCATATTCCGGGAGAAGAGTCATGGCCCACCCAGCCATATCCTCTAAAGCCCAAGCCTTTTGCAAGGCAGATCATGACGGAGGCAGACCTGACCCATTACACAGCGGCTGGCCATGACTCTATACTGAAAAAATTCCGATCCATGCGGTATGAAGGATTGTTTACACCACCCGACCTCAAAGGTACACTGATGTTACCTGGCACCCGTGGCGGAGCGGAGTGGGGGGGAGCGGCCTACGATCCTGCCAGCCATGTACTTTTTGTGAAGTCGAATGACTCGCCGGAGATTGAATCCATGCAGAAAGTGGATGTTGAAAAGGAGACACAAAATCAAACGGTTTTTGAGCAGGGGAAATCCATTTACATGACCTATTGCGTGAGCTGTCACGGGAAGGATAAAAACGGTGATGAGCCTACCTACCCTTCGCTGATCGGCCTCCGCAACCGCATGACGCGGGAAGCTGCACTGGACAAGATCAAAAAGGGGGGCGGGAAAATGCCCGCTTTCGCAAGCGTGATAAAGGGCAAGGAAAAAGGCATTGTTGCTTTTTTATACGAAAGAGAACAGAACTCGTCCAAGGTTACCAAAATGGAAACCGGACAAACTAAAGCCGGAGCCGATAAATACCTGAATCTGACGGCCTATGGCCATTTTCGTGATCCGAATGGAAACCCAGCTATTAAGCCTCCATGGGGAACTTTGAACGCCATCAACCTGAGTACTGGTGATTATGAATGGCAGATCCCGCTCGGAAATGATGAAGCCAGGCAGGAAAAGGGAGGCCCTGAAACCGGACAGGAAGGCTCCGCCGGGCCAATTGTGACAGCCGGCGGGCTGGTTTTTATCGGAGGCACGCGCGACAGTAAATTCCGTGCTTTTGACAAAAGCGATGGTAAACTGCTTTGGCAGAGTGCACTTCCGGGGGTGGCGAACGCTACCGCATGTACCTACATGGTGAAAGGGAAACAATACGTTGCTGTGTCAGTAGGAGGGAATAAAACCAATCCTTCGGGATTTATTGTGGCTTATAAGATCCCTTGA
- a CDS encoding DUF4380 domain-containing protein: MTGINLSGARHIQIFLVVCLLLMPFCEIRAQDESNAIPEKINGRYRISVGNKVMEIDPARGARITSFLIDGVNFLTDSTINDFNWGSTFWLSPQSDWHWPPSAAIDNRPYAVALTGNVIKLISSIDPLSGCVVSKEISGNIGSGSFLIKYRVTNFSGKTTKLAPWEVTRVKTNGLAFFPVGKNKARGGLLASTSVHDGIFWYLYQKEKLPVKGDRQIYADGAEGWLAQVNKDVVLIKKFRDVSPEMTAPKEGEVELFASEVTKTNQGYVEIEHQGPYLELLPGKSFCWETTWLLARLPAGIKPIPGNSALVKWVRQAVQ; the protein is encoded by the coding sequence ATGACTGGAATTAATTTATCGGGTGCAAGGCATATTCAGATCTTCCTGGTTGTTTGTCTGTTACTGATGCCTTTCTGCGAAATCCGGGCACAGGATGAGAGTAACGCCATACCGGAAAAGATCAATGGCAGGTACAGGATATCTGTTGGTAATAAGGTGATGGAAATTGATCCTGCCAGAGGGGCCAGAATTACCTCGTTTCTGATTGACGGCGTCAATTTTCTTACCGACAGTACCATCAATGATTTTAACTGGGGCTCAACTTTCTGGTTGAGCCCCCAAAGTGACTGGCACTGGCCACCATCCGCCGCAATCGACAACCGGCCGTATGCTGTTGCATTAACTGGAAATGTTATAAAGCTCATCAGCAGTATAGACCCATTGTCGGGATGTGTGGTTTCCAAGGAGATTTCTGGAAATATTGGCAGTGGTTCTTTTTTGATCAAATACCGCGTTACCAATTTTTCGGGCAAAACAACAAAACTTGCTCCCTGGGAGGTTACCCGCGTCAAAACCAATGGGCTGGCTTTTTTTCCTGTTGGGAAAAACAAAGCACGAGGCGGATTGCTTGCCTCAACATCTGTTCATGACGGTATATTCTGGTATCTGTACCAAAAGGAAAAACTTCCAGTAAAAGGTGACCGTCAGATCTACGCCGATGGCGCGGAAGGCTGGCTGGCACAGGTAAACAAGGATGTTGTGCTCATCAAGAAATTCAGGGATGTTTCTCCGGAAATGACGGCGCCAAAGGAGGGAGAGGTGGAACTCTTTGCCAGTGAAGTAACGAAGACCAATCAGGGATATGTTGAAATTGAGCATCAGGGTCCCTATCTGGAATTGCTGCCGGGCAAATCTTTCTGCTGGGAAACAACCTGGTTGCTGGCCAGATTACCTGCGGGTATCAAACCCATACCCGGAAATAGTGCCCTGGTGAAATGGGTAAGACAAGCCGTTCAGTAA
- a CDS encoding RagB/SusD family nutrient uptake outer membrane protein, translated as MKRIKLLLFTMLLTSACSDSLLDVKNENTYTDATYFKTKTQFNEAVLATYAVFSHTGMMAREWYFIFDLLANEAERSSALVGTELQLTDYSYTNNNEDIVGLWSSLYRMIFRANLSLKVMETWTPADASEETLKAQYIAEAHWLRGFAYFNLVTNWGRVPLKMTYDESKVNSSPRASVEEVWKVVENEFTLAIPDLPVAYSADQKGRATKGAAIGFLGKTYLFQKKYDLALAELTKLTAAPYTYVLDPSYDHLFSEDNINSPEVIFAVNHVYTTSNTQYYMFGGQEGEDGKTFHTGRAQEYGFNDWENVTISNALVAAHTYADPASGAAGYIDPRAGYTYYGSAANGGDVEYCDFCSTGAIKYPFDFYSNRYRKYEPYEFQKYTEAPMSGINTHVMRYADVLLMIAEAYIEKASPDVAKGIGYVNQVRNRPDVMAKNYTVSVSQSEARTIVRRERRIELAGEQSRWFDLNRWGIAREVLNAEHPEGPGQYPFLDKHILLPIPIAERNSNAELAADVSNDWN; from the coding sequence ATGAAAAGGATAAAATTACTTCTATTTACAATGCTGTTAACGTCGGCCTGCAGCGATAGTCTGCTCGACGTAAAAAATGAGAATACCTATACTGACGCAACGTATTTTAAAACCAAAACACAGTTTAATGAAGCTGTGCTGGCTACTTACGCCGTTTTTAGCCATACGGGCATGATGGCCAGGGAATGGTATTTCATTTTTGACCTGCTGGCCAACGAGGCAGAAAGATCAAGTGCCCTGGTGGGTACCGAACTTCAGCTGACCGATTACAGCTATACCAATAATAACGAAGATATAGTGGGACTTTGGTCATCATTATACCGCATGATTTTTCGGGCAAACCTGTCACTTAAAGTGATGGAAACCTGGACGCCCGCCGACGCAAGCGAAGAAACCCTGAAAGCACAGTATATTGCCGAGGCCCACTGGCTGCGTGGTTTCGCATACTTCAATCTGGTAACAAACTGGGGAAGGGTACCGTTGAAAATGACCTATGACGAATCCAAAGTGAATTCGTCGCCCCGGGCCTCGGTAGAAGAAGTCTGGAAAGTGGTGGAAAATGAATTCACCCTTGCGATTCCTGATCTGCCGGTGGCTTACAGTGCTGATCAAAAAGGGCGCGCAACGAAGGGAGCTGCCATTGGGTTTCTGGGTAAAACATATCTGTTCCAAAAGAAATACGACCTGGCCCTTGCGGAGCTTACCAAGCTCACCGCTGCACCCTATACCTATGTGCTGGACCCAAGTTACGATCACCTTTTCAGTGAGGACAACATTAACAGTCCGGAAGTAATTTTTGCGGTAAACCATGTGTATACCACGTCCAACACGCAGTACTACATGTTTGGGGGGCAGGAAGGTGAGGATGGAAAAACATTTCATACCGGGCGCGCCCAGGAATATGGTTTCAACGACTGGGAAAACGTAACGATTTCAAATGCACTTGTGGCGGCTCATACCTATGCAGATCCTGCCAGTGGAGCGGCGGGGTATATAGATCCTCGTGCCGGATATACTTATTACGGTAGCGCTGCCAATGGCGGCGATGTGGAGTATTGTGATTTCTGCAGTACTGGTGCGATCAAATATCCGTTTGATTTTTACAGTAACCGTTACCGGAAATATGAACCCTACGAATTTCAGAAATACACAGAGGCGCCTATGAGTGGGATCAACACCCACGTGATGCGCTATGCAGATGTACTGCTGATGATTGCCGAGGCCTACATTGAAAAAGCCAGCCCGGATGTTGCCAAGGGAATCGGTTATGTGAACCAGGTGAGGAACCGGCCGGATGTGATGGCCAAAAATTATACGGTATCCGTTTCGCAGTCTGAAGCACGCACCATCGTGCGGAGAGAACGCCGGATTGAACTGGCAGGGGAGCAGTCCAGATGGTTTGATCTGAACCGCTGGGGAATTGCCAGGGAAGTACTCAATGCAGAACATCCTGAAGGTCCCGGACAGTATCCTTTTCTGGATAAACATATACTGCTTCCCATTCCGATTGCGGAAAGAAATTCAAATGCAGAACTGGCCGCAGATGTATCAAATGACTGGAATTAA
- a CDS encoding SusC/RagA family TonB-linked outer membrane protein, with translation MSKPILKGAALIPMALLLGGVSMAQNVAFVQQTMRPQTYSQPISETQRLKDVLLELGRKYQVNIVFEESSVQGISVYPNTDPHNVKLEKKLEALLGPNNLEFKKSGKGTYLIMKTSAKRPSAEEHKEAKRPDNDVRVLSPSSVAEGNVTVTASVEIGVKGKVLDSKGEGLPGVSIVVRGTNKGVITDFAGNYQLSVDNEEAVLLFSFVGFKSQEIPVGTKTVIDVVLLENVNALDELVVIGYGEQSRKDLVGSVGVLSRKNFGDVGVSNTSQLLQGKIAGVQVINNSGVPGSGAQIVVRGTGSFTSASPLYVIDGIQSDVTMFNSLSPYDIEYISVLKDASSVAIYGAQGANGVVVVTTRLPKNGKPRITYNGYVGLSRPWKQFDMLNAQQYTDLVKEWYTNYGQPLPPRLATPEANITQTDWQKEMFRTAKMTEHHINIGGGTEHVNYSFSTGFTKQESQVVDMDFTRTNLRFNIEEYVGKRIKLGQQLNIRYQVTDGQTANILNGLRMPPYISVLDPTNLLGGYGIATSARDGNDSQNPLIVPNLYDTKNRSLNNYLQLFGELDILEGLKFRTQFGGTYNFNQNYSYNPTYAGNQLVTQSQISEGYGYNLSYILENYFTYNKQLKDHGFGITAGNSYRDGYLSRSVGLVGSNFANEEIHQIGVAKTVNFSSGNANSNSRFISYFARVNYNYKDKYILTLTGRRDATSLFSEANRVGYFPSAGLAWRISEEKFMKKLPFISDMKLRTSWGKTGNSNIAGFSYQSTVWTGSGNSVVYPLGGSETLANGATVAIPSTPNLKWEETSTVDVGLDATFFNNRFSLSAGYYNRTNKDLLVDVPVALSTGYGGVSGASSSQLINAASAFNKGFELTLGYNGNTRDLTYSVNVNASYNKNQVTSLGTQGAVPIINGAFYSVPAMSRTEVGQPIGSFYGYVYDHIAIDNADIEKYNAMAREKSGDPAAVYQAGLLPGDRIFKDVDGDGQVTLSDQTFLGSPIPKFTYGMDINLNYKNFDFMAGLQGLAGVDIINGTKYYLEGVALPFNTKTTVLDRWQQPGDVTDIARAGQNYGTAANLRNSSWFVENGAYARIRNMTLGYTVPAAKIKLLTASVLSSLRVYVTAQNLFTFTRYSGYDPEVTGSGNFIFGRGIDTGQVPQPRTFMFGVQVGF, from the coding sequence ATGTCAAAACCAATACTTAAAGGAGCAGCGCTGATTCCGATGGCGCTGTTGCTCGGGGGTGTCAGTATGGCACAGAATGTTGCATTTGTTCAGCAGACAATGCGGCCACAGACGTATAGTCAGCCTATTTCTGAAACGCAAAGACTGAAAGATGTCCTGTTGGAACTGGGAAGAAAATATCAGGTCAATATTGTTTTTGAAGAATCCAGCGTCCAGGGAATCTCGGTATATCCAAATACTGATCCGCACAATGTGAAGCTGGAGAAAAAACTGGAGGCATTACTCGGTCCGAATAACCTTGAATTTAAAAAATCAGGAAAGGGGACCTATCTGATCATGAAAACCTCGGCGAAAAGGCCATCGGCAGAGGAACACAAAGAAGCAAAAAGGCCTGACAATGATGTGAGAGTACTCAGCCCGAGCAGTGTGGCCGAAGGAAATGTTACGGTAACGGCTTCAGTGGAAATCGGGGTGAAGGGGAAAGTACTGGACTCAAAAGGAGAGGGCCTGCCCGGAGTGAGTATCGTGGTACGGGGAACCAACAAAGGGGTCATCACTGATTTTGCAGGAAATTATCAGCTCTCTGTCGATAATGAAGAAGCCGTTCTGCTGTTCAGTTTTGTGGGGTTCAAGAGTCAGGAGATACCTGTCGGAACTAAAACTGTGATTGACGTAGTACTGCTCGAAAATGTGAATGCACTGGATGAGCTAGTGGTGATAGGGTATGGGGAGCAATCACGGAAAGACCTGGTAGGTTCTGTGGGCGTACTTTCCCGGAAGAATTTCGGGGACGTTGGTGTGAGTAATACTTCTCAGTTGCTGCAGGGTAAAATTGCCGGAGTACAGGTTATTAACAACAGCGGGGTACCTGGCTCAGGTGCGCAGATCGTGGTGAGAGGTACAGGATCCTTTACCAGTGCTTCACCATTGTATGTAATTGATGGTATCCAGAGCGACGTTACCATGTTTAATTCTCTTAGTCCCTATGATATTGAATATATCAGTGTTTTAAAAGATGCTTCGTCGGTTGCTATTTATGGTGCGCAGGGAGCCAACGGGGTTGTGGTGGTGACCACAAGGCTTCCTAAAAATGGTAAGCCACGCATTACCTACAACGGATATGTGGGCCTGTCCAGGCCATGGAAGCAGTTTGACATGCTCAACGCACAGCAGTATACCGATCTTGTAAAAGAGTGGTATACCAATTACGGTCAGCCGCTGCCTCCGCGCCTGGCCACACCGGAAGCGAATATTACGCAAACAGACTGGCAAAAGGAGATGTTCAGGACCGCAAAAATGACAGAACATCATATTAACATTGGTGGAGGAACGGAGCATGTTAATTACAGTTTTTCAACAGGTTTTACCAAACAGGAAAGCCAGGTCGTAGACATGGATTTTACACGGACTAACCTGCGCTTCAATATTGAAGAATACGTCGGAAAGAGAATAAAGCTTGGCCAGCAGCTTAATATCCGTTATCAGGTTACCGACGGCCAGACGGCTAACATCCTCAATGGCTTGCGGATGCCGCCGTATATATCGGTGCTGGACCCAACCAACTTACTTGGAGGATATGGTATTGCCACCAGTGCCCGGGATGGTAATGACTCACAGAACCCGCTGATTGTTCCTAATTTGTACGATACCAAAAACCGGAGCCTTAATAACTATCTCCAATTGTTTGGAGAGCTGGATATCCTGGAGGGGCTTAAATTCCGTACACAGTTTGGAGGAACTTATAACTTTAACCAGAACTACTCTTATAATCCCACATACGCTGGAAATCAGCTGGTTACTCAGAGCCAGATTTCAGAAGGGTACGGCTACAATCTAAGTTATATCCTGGAAAACTATTTTACATATAACAAGCAGTTAAAGGATCATGGATTTGGCATAACGGCCGGTAATTCCTACAGGGATGGTTATTTGTCCAGATCGGTGGGCCTGGTGGGAAGTAACTTTGCCAACGAGGAGATTCATCAGATTGGAGTTGCCAAGACGGTCAATTTCAGTTCGGGTAATGCTAATTCCAATTCAAGATTTATCTCCTATTTCGCACGGGTAAATTATAATTATAAAGACAAATACATACTTACCCTCACAGGCCGCCGCGATGCAACTTCTCTTTTCAGCGAGGCCAACAGGGTAGGCTATTTCCCATCGGCGGGGCTTGCCTGGCGGATTTCAGAAGAAAAATTCATGAAGAAGCTTCCCTTTATTTCGGATATGAAGCTCCGCACCAGTTGGGGGAAAACCGGGAACTCCAACATAGCTGGATTTTCTTACCAGTCCACCGTCTGGACCGGTTCTGGTAACAGTGTGGTATATCCATTGGGCGGGAGCGAAACGCTGGCAAATGGTGCCACGGTGGCAATCCCTTCAACCCCAAATCTGAAATGGGAGGAGACCTCAACAGTAGATGTTGGCCTGGACGCCACCTTTTTTAACAACCGTTTTAGCCTGAGTGCGGGTTATTACAACCGTACCAACAAGGACCTCCTGGTGGACGTACCGGTGGCGTTGTCGACAGGCTATGGTGGAGTGAGCGGGGCGTCCAGCAGCCAGCTGATCAATGCGGCATCAGCTTTTAATAAAGGGTTTGAGCTCACGCTTGGTTACAATGGTAATACCAGAGACCTAACCTACAGTGTGAATGTCAATGCTTCCTATAACAAAAATCAGGTAACGTCTCTGGGTACTCAGGGTGCGGTGCCGATTATTAACGGGGCATTTTATTCGGTTCCTGCTATGTCACGTACAGAGGTGGGGCAGCCCATTGGTTCTTTTTATGGTTATGTGTATGATCATATCGCGATTGACAATGCAGATATTGAAAAGTACAATGCAATGGCCAGAGAGAAGTCGGGTGACCCCGCAGCTGTATATCAGGCGGGTTTGTTGCCTGGCGACCGGATATTTAAAGATGTGGACGGAGATGGGCAGGTAACCCTTTCTGACCAGACTTTTCTGGGCAGCCCTATCCCGAAATTTACTTACGGAATGGACATCAATCTTAATTATAAAAACTTCGACTTTATGGCTGGTCTGCAGGGCCTTGCCGGCGTGGACATCATCAATGGTACCAAATATTATCTGGAAGGCGTTGCACTTCCTTTTAATACCAAAACAACCGTACTCGACCGCTGGCAACAGCCGGGAGACGTTACAGACATTGCCCGCGCAGGCCAGAATTACGGAACTGCTGCCAACCTGAGGAATTCTTCCTGGTTTGTGGAAAACGGTGCCTATGCCAGAATCAGGAACATGACTTTGGGATATACCGTTCCAGCTGCAAAGATCAAGCTGTTAACGGCCAGTGTACTATCCAGTCTGAGGGTGTATGTGACGGCGCAGAATCTTTTCACTTTCACCCGCTATTCGGGATATGATCCCGAGGTGACCGGGAGTGGAAACTTCATTTTCGGAAGAGGAATAGATACAGGCCAGGTACCTCAGCCACGAACTTTCATGTTTGGCGTGCAGGTTGGATTTTAA
- a CDS encoding FecR family protein → MKESLIKILLFDFFDGKTTSIQRKLIEEWMEDTRNQDTYYRYLDEWESTHPQFQPELDQALLNYHHIRKGKSVPATSLSISEKPAFASPINKWLWVAAVACTAIFGGYVFRKQIWYETLESLPGKTVAYTLPEGTEVLLNGNSQLLVPRFGFGDDSREVFLSGEAEFNVTHTSRNDRFIVSMSENYQIEVLGTEFIAFSRDRGKRVYLKNGKVKLQLPEGKQLYMKPGNLFVANNKGDFKMTEAADPRPYAAWKQRTFYFNNTLLSEVAVQIREQFDVDVRIADTLLAKRRIAGIFKAEQADDLLQILSELLEIEITQKDHFIELSTSKIP, encoded by the coding sequence ATGAAGGAATCACTCATTAAGATACTTTTATTTGACTTTTTTGACGGTAAAACAACCTCGATCCAGCGTAAGCTGATAGAGGAGTGGATGGAAGACACTCGTAATCAGGATACTTATTATCGTTACCTGGACGAATGGGAAAGTACCCATCCGCAGTTCCAGCCCGAACTGGACCAGGCCCTTTTGAACTACCATCATATCAGAAAGGGGAAAAGCGTGCCCGCTACAAGCCTTTCAATTTCGGAAAAACCAGCATTTGCCAGCCCTATCAACAAATGGTTGTGGGTGGCGGCGGTTGCCTGTACAGCCATTTTCGGGGGATACGTTTTCAGGAAACAGATATGGTATGAAACGCTGGAATCCCTGCCTGGTAAAACGGTTGCCTACACTTTACCGGAGGGGACGGAGGTTTTGCTCAACGGAAATTCCCAGCTCCTGGTTCCCCGGTTCGGGTTTGGAGATGACAGCCGCGAAGTATTTCTCAGCGGGGAAGCAGAATTTAACGTTACACACACTTCCCGCAACGACAGGTTCATTGTAAGTATGAGCGAAAACTACCAGATTGAAGTACTTGGTACCGAGTTCATCGCTTTTTCAAGAGACAGAGGCAAAAGGGTATACCTCAAAAATGGTAAAGTGAAACTCCAGCTTCCGGAAGGCAAGCAGCTATATATGAAGCCCGGAAACCTGTTTGTTGCCAATAATAAAGGTGACTTCAAAATGACTGAGGCAGCGGATCCCCGGCCTTATGCAGCATGGAAACAGCGGACTTTTTACTTTAATAATACCTTGCTTTCCGAAGTGGCCGTACAGATCCGAGAACAGTTTGATGTGGACGTACGTATAGCAGATACGTTACTGGCAAAACGGCGCATTGCCGGAATTTTTAAGGCTGAACAGGCAGACGACTTGCTTCAGATTTTGTCCGAATTACTTGAGATAGAAATTACTCAAAAAGATCATTTTATAGAACTGTCTACTTCTAAAATTCCTTAA
- a CDS encoding RNA polymerase sigma-70 factor encodes MTAFPLYDPDEIPQGRSSDTPAESNAGTRVTDDEWLLRAQFESDPDKGCELLFRRYYVNLCNHAIRFVHSREVAEDIVSEIFAVFWQKQLYKQVNTSYRAYLYKSVRHRSYNYLKWQVKYIHTEEGDDQPADVLNPDEALQFTELHQKIENIIGNLPPQCRKAYLLKRVEGKKYEEIAAELRISSKAVEALVSRALARLRKELAVYWILSLLLLLN; translated from the coding sequence ATGACTGCATTTCCACTGTACGATCCTGACGAAATTCCACAGGGACGAAGTTCGGACACTCCGGCAGAATCAAACGCCGGGACCAGGGTTACCGACGATGAGTGGCTTCTCAGAGCGCAGTTCGAGAGCGATCCGGATAAAGGTTGTGAGCTGCTTTTCAGGAGATATTATGTTAACCTTTGCAACCATGCGATCCGGTTTGTCCATTCCAGGGAGGTAGCGGAAGACATTGTATCCGAAATATTTGCGGTTTTCTGGCAAAAGCAGCTTTATAAGCAGGTGAATACCTCTTACAGGGCCTACCTGTATAAATCGGTAAGACACCGTTCCTATAATTATCTTAAGTGGCAGGTCAAATATATACATACGGAGGAAGGAGATGATCAGCCAGCCGATGTGCTGAACCCCGACGAGGCCCTCCAGTTCACTGAACTTCACCAGAAAATTGAGAACATCATTGGTAACCTGCCTCCGCAATGCCGGAAAGCTTATTTGCTTAAGCGGGTGGAAGGCAAAAAATATGAAGAGATAGCCGCCGAACTTAGGATCAGTTCAAAAGCTGTAGAGGCCCTGGTGAGCAGGGCACTGGCACGCCTCCGAAAGGAATTGGCGGTGTACTGGATACTGAGCCTGCTTTTACTCTTAAACTAA